In the genome of Eggerthella sp. YY7918, one region contains:
- a CDS encoding NlpC/P60 family protein, producing the protein MPESVAKYSTDSERLEATSREQARALGMDDRPDAISAGIVKGSTERAGEALSSRGKSPGRGRADFAEPSPVGAGRPKVKSRLAAQAKGNLKRAIADAAASEADDSEELSGIGQASSTFRGARSVIARHSASKKATAASKPKGPLKGTAKHAKAGAFGQGAAAKARHAAVGQASAGAAKAAASAGGKGAVVSAVSSVAVPVAGVLAAVVAFLLAVLAISQIVSALFGFWENEASKASLEGLPPYITYEMVEEALACQEEYGHPAGCTIAQIIVESGQGDHLSGLATQDHNLFGMKWSSAYALCEEVAGKSSWRTGEEYGGEQVTVTADFISFVGDAECIRFRSRVFLQADRYASNALIREAIANHDSDKMAEGLKDAGWATSSSYVESLKSAMETYGLYRFDGMSLEDFRSGAVSADAIVSAAYSQLGVPYVWGGTTPGVGLDCSGLTQYCYRQAGISIPRNTESQYAQGKKLSLSEVQPGDILYRTGHVGIYIGGDRYIHAPHRGEVVKIASGISSFTCALSYR; encoded by the coding sequence ATGCCTGAGAGCGTTGCGAAATACTCGACCGACTCCGAACGCCTCGAGGCGACAAGCCGCGAGCAGGCGCGTGCGCTCGGGATGGACGACCGGCCAGACGCCATCTCGGCAGGGATAGTGAAAGGATCGACTGAGCGCGCGGGCGAGGCGCTCTCATCGAGGGGCAAATCTCCGGGGCGGGGCAGGGCGGACTTCGCCGAACCCTCCCCTGTCGGTGCGGGCAGGCCGAAGGTGAAATCCCGCCTCGCCGCCCAGGCCAAGGGGAACCTCAAGCGCGCGATCGCCGATGCCGCCGCGTCCGAGGCAGACGACTCCGAGGAGCTCTCCGGCATCGGACAGGCGAGCAGCACCTTCCGCGGCGCACGCTCCGTCATCGCACGGCATTCCGCCTCCAAGAAGGCCACTGCCGCCTCGAAGCCTAAAGGCCCGCTGAAAGGGACCGCAAAGCATGCCAAGGCGGGGGCCTTCGGTCAAGGCGCTGCCGCGAAGGCCCGGCATGCGGCCGTCGGCCAGGCATCTGCCGGGGCCGCGAAGGCGGCTGCATCCGCCGGCGGCAAGGGCGCGGTCGTGAGCGCGGTCTCGTCGGTCGCCGTCCCCGTGGCAGGCGTGCTCGCAGCGGTCGTGGCGTTCCTGCTCGCCGTGCTCGCAATCTCCCAGATCGTGAGCGCCCTCTTCGGCTTCTGGGAAAACGAGGCGTCCAAAGCCTCCCTCGAGGGGCTGCCGCCCTACATCACCTACGAGATGGTCGAGGAGGCGCTCGCGTGCCAGGAGGAGTACGGGCACCCCGCAGGATGTACGATCGCGCAGATCATCGTCGAGTCGGGGCAGGGCGACCACCTCTCGGGGCTCGCCACGCAGGACCACAACCTGTTCGGCATGAAGTGGTCGAGCGCCTACGCGCTGTGCGAGGAGGTCGCGGGGAAGAGCTCGTGGAGGACCGGCGAGGAGTACGGCGGCGAGCAGGTCACCGTCACGGCGGATTTCATCAGCTTCGTCGGCGACGCGGAGTGCATCCGCTTCCGCAGCCGCGTCTTCCTGCAGGCCGATCGCTACGCGTCAAACGCGCTCATACGCGAGGCGATTGCGAACCACGACTCGGACAAGATGGCCGAAGGGCTCAAGGATGCGGGATGGGCGACGAGCTCGAGCTACGTCGAGAGCCTGAAATCCGCCATGGAGACCTACGGCCTCTACCGCTTCGACGGCATGAGCCTGGAGGACTTCAGGTCCGGGGCGGTCTCGGCAGACGCGATCGTCTCCGCCGCCTACAGCCAGCTCGGGGTCCCCTACGTGTGGGGCGGGACGACGCCGGGCGTCGGCCTGGACTGCAGCGGCCTCACCCAGTACTGCTACCGCCAGGCGGGGATCTCGATTCCGAGAAACACTGAAAGCCAGTACGCCCAGGGCAAGAAGCTCTCCCTGTCGGAAGTCCAGCCGGGCGACATCCTCTACCGAACGGGGCATGTCGGCATCTACATAGGGGGCGACCGCTACATCCACGCGCCCCATCGGGGCGAGGTCGTGAAGATCGCAAGCGGGATCTCGAGCTTCACCTGCGCCCTGTCGTATCGATAG
- a CDS encoding VirB4-like conjugal transfer ATPase, CD1110 family, whose amino-acid sequence MLLFDKTNKKPKEKEAAARKGRLPVRGAHARTTGLEEEEKKVEQAARRKRRARAEAKDVLSAIGYDAMYADGTAQVEEGLFSQTIEFGDISYQSAREENQQSVFAAMSELYDYFGSETSVQLTITNTPIPEREIGRKRFFEKSDPRVDEYVEEYNRILNDKMREGVSNLVRHRYLTFLVGADDLDAAAPRLARARGDCMQTLARIRCEARMLDGAERLELVQSQLRPKAEFTFSWDKLSQLSGLRTKDLIAPSVLDFKPDGRADCYRADGAWCRVLVFRGFGSDLEDDCIANVVDLPMPLNVTLHIHPMGKAAAVAYVKKRIAWMDKEVIDEQMSAVKKGYDFSILPPELSHSKEEAEELLDQLQNKNQRLFTYTGLVFTYADTAEALDHQTRQIMAAARQRSIEVEPLSYRQRQGMNSILPLGLNHVEVSRYMTTAQIAIQMPFASQELNQEGGGYYGQSKQSGNLVICNRKKLASPMGFVCGKPGSGKSFSVKREIMNTILAYPDDEVIVFDPAGEYAPVVEPAGGTCIRFSPDTDTFMNPFDLSDVADKANQAQLAFKIDAILALSSATMAEGREGLPEADKSIISRCVELAYMRCEDKGRLPVLGDFYELLLDQEEPEARDIALRYERYVKGALSFFNHQSNVGFENRITNVDFKDLSQNMRVFGMLTALEAVRNRMYANFERGVTTWLYIDEVQSLFGHPAIISYFSKFWAEGRKFNLICTGITQNSTYMLEHEDTRNMVLNSDFVLLHKQSHLDRKSWVDLLALSAQEEGYIDDSIKAGEGLLVAGGVRVPLKDDFPKGALYDLFNTKPEEIAQIKRAQAFARAREGGDA is encoded by the coding sequence ATGCTGCTGTTCGATAAGACCAATAAGAAACCCAAGGAAAAGGAGGCGGCGGCACGCAAGGGCAGGCTGCCCGTGCGCGGCGCGCATGCCCGCACGACGGGGCTCGAGGAAGAGGAGAAGAAAGTCGAGCAGGCGGCGCGCCGCAAGAGGCGCGCGCGAGCCGAGGCCAAAGACGTCCTTTCCGCAATCGGCTACGACGCCATGTACGCCGACGGGACCGCGCAGGTCGAGGAGGGCCTCTTCAGCCAGACCATCGAGTTCGGGGACATCAGCTACCAGTCCGCGCGCGAGGAGAACCAGCAGTCGGTGTTCGCGGCGATGAGCGAGCTCTACGACTACTTCGGCTCGGAGACCTCCGTGCAGCTCACCATAACCAACACTCCCATACCCGAGCGCGAGATCGGGCGCAAGCGCTTCTTCGAGAAGAGCGACCCGCGCGTCGACGAGTACGTCGAGGAGTACAACCGCATCCTCAACGACAAGATGCGCGAGGGGGTCTCCAACCTCGTGCGCCACCGCTATCTCACCTTCCTCGTGGGGGCAGATGACCTCGACGCCGCCGCGCCCAGGCTCGCCCGAGCCCGCGGCGACTGCATGCAGACGCTCGCCCGCATCCGCTGCGAGGCGCGCATGCTCGACGGGGCAGAGCGCCTCGAGCTCGTCCAGTCACAGCTGCGGCCGAAAGCGGAGTTCACCTTCTCGTGGGACAAACTGTCCCAGCTAAGCGGGCTTCGCACCAAGGACCTCATCGCGCCCTCGGTGCTCGACTTCAAGCCGGACGGGCGCGCCGACTGCTACCGGGCGGACGGCGCCTGGTGCCGCGTGCTGGTCTTCCGCGGATTTGGCAGCGATCTCGAGGACGACTGCATCGCCAACGTCGTAGACCTGCCGATGCCGCTCAACGTCACGCTCCACATCCATCCCATGGGCAAGGCCGCCGCGGTGGCCTACGTGAAGAAGCGCATCGCCTGGATGGACAAGGAGGTCATCGACGAGCAGATGAGCGCGGTCAAGAAGGGCTACGACTTCTCCATCCTGCCTCCCGAGCTCTCGCACTCCAAGGAGGAGGCCGAAGAGCTCCTCGACCAGCTCCAGAACAAGAACCAGCGACTGTTCACCTACACGGGGCTCGTGTTCACCTACGCGGACACGGCAGAGGCCCTCGACCACCAGACCCGCCAGATCATGGCGGCGGCGCGCCAGCGCTCCATCGAGGTGGAGCCGCTTTCGTACCGCCAGCGCCAGGGCATGAACTCGATCCTGCCTTTGGGGCTTAACCACGTGGAGGTTTCGCGCTACATGACGACCGCGCAGATCGCCATACAGATGCCCTTCGCCTCCCAGGAGCTCAACCAGGAAGGCGGCGGCTACTACGGCCAGTCCAAGCAGTCGGGCAACCTCGTCATCTGCAACCGCAAGAAGCTCGCGAGCCCCATGGGGTTCGTCTGCGGCAAGCCGGGCTCGGGCAAGAGCTTCAGCGTCAAGCGCGAGATCATGAACACTATCCTGGCCTATCCCGACGACGAGGTAATCGTCTTCGACCCGGCGGGCGAGTACGCGCCGGTCGTGGAGCCCGCGGGCGGCACCTGCATACGCTTCTCGCCGGACACCGACACGTTCATGAACCCCTTCGACCTCTCCGACGTCGCCGACAAGGCCAACCAGGCGCAGCTCGCCTTCAAGATCGACGCGATACTGGCACTCTCGAGCGCGACCATGGCAGAGGGGCGCGAGGGGCTGCCCGAGGCAGACAAGTCGATCATCAGCCGCTGCGTGGAGCTTGCCTACATGCGCTGCGAGGACAAGGGCCGCCTGCCCGTGCTGGGCGATTTCTACGAGCTGCTGCTCGACCAGGAAGAGCCCGAGGCGCGCGACATCGCGCTGCGCTACGAGCGCTACGTGAAGGGCGCGCTGTCGTTCTTCAACCACCAGAGCAACGTCGGCTTCGAGAACCGCATCACCAACGTCGACTTCAAGGACCTCTCGCAGAACATGAGGGTCTTCGGCATGCTCACGGCGCTGGAGGCGGTGCGTAACCGCATGTACGCGAACTTCGAGCGCGGCGTGACCACCTGGCTCTACATCGACGAGGTGCAGAGCCTCTTCGGGCACCCTGCGATCATCAGCTACTTCTCTAAGTTCTGGGCGGAGGGCCGCAAGTTCAACCTCATCTGCACGGGCATCACGCAGAACTCGACCTACATGCTCGAGCACGAAGACACCCGCAACATGGTGCTCAACTCGGACTTCGTGCTGCTCCACAAGCAAAGCCACCTGGACCGGAAAAGCTGGGTGGACCTGCTGGCCCTCTCGGCGCAGGAGGAGGGATACATCGACGACTCCATCAAGGCAGGCGAAGGCCTGCTGGTGGCAGGCGGCGTGCGCGTCCCCCTCAAGGACGACTTCCCGAAAGGAGCGCTCTACGACCTGTTCAACACCAAGCCCGAGGAGATCGCCCAGATAAAGCGCGCCCAGGCGTTCGCGCGGGCCCGGGAGGGCGGCGATGCCTGA
- a CDS encoding PrgI family protein, giving the protein MLSVRVQKDIGEYTEKIVGKLSARTLACLAGGLASAVGAAALCQFALGIEVRDAALPVMCASLPFWLAGFWRPHHMKFEKFVPLWLDFKLEDQRILYRSTPVLEGAQTSPVPGRPSRKAKRKAKRKGAEANAAVR; this is encoded by the coding sequence ATGCTATCCGTAAGGGTCCAGAAGGACATCGGCGAGTACACCGAGAAGATCGTGGGCAAGCTCTCCGCGCGCACGCTCGCGTGCCTCGCAGGCGGACTCGCCTCCGCCGTCGGAGCCGCGGCGCTCTGCCAGTTCGCCCTCGGCATCGAGGTGCGCGACGCCGCCCTGCCGGTCATGTGCGCGTCGCTGCCGTTCTGGCTCGCGGGGTTCTGGCGGCCCCATCACATGAAATTTGAGAAGTTCGTCCCGCTCTGGCTCGACTTCAAGCTCGAGGACCAGAGGATCCTCTACCGCTCCACCCCCGTGCTCGAGGGCGCGCAGACCTCTCCCGTGCCGGGACGCCCTTCGCGAAAGGCCAAGCGCAAGGCGAAGAGGAAGGGGGCGGAGGCGAATGCTGCTGTTCGATAA